One window from the genome of Populus alba chromosome 15, ASM523922v2, whole genome shotgun sequence encodes:
- the LOC118056276 gene encoding uncharacterized protein isoform X1, with translation MPVVTPVNSITDVMRPEEGNDSSLDTFIRDAIGRQPLLSFSRPNDKPVQWIQLLNALDQPDYPGWPLLTPLKVQMQKCSKCSREFCSSINYRRHLRVHHRLKRLDKDSAKNRDMLGAFWDKLSEDEAKEILSFKDVTLEEVPGSSIIKSLTTVIRKPVISSLTQSCWRAGSALLDLVQGRPSRFPLSSGQLFSILDDASEKTFLCGTAVLIQKYIFDGGAGKIGLETKNIVACTSFVVEQKLIKAWLADKDAEALRCQKLLVEEEEAAQRRLAELLERKRQKKLRHKEQKAKEQRQDEKVDVKCIDDTLEAVPQAEQSCPLAISDSDTLGSETLPDDVPSSLEPLLLPRTDEDVDLENQIVHGGERSKLLGNSHRHMVVTRWHAPSRSQRNSLSNVFHASQNSQSPKPGAMEKHGIQRDFKPGPMVNGNRKWSQKPKPGHNGESLKARVKKEVITEPEHEKKGEVLIGSISVTLGNCSHDESNNLDGAQDDCLIEHEISKKKNVQEKHNRPDSVQCGMNRPTVKLWRPVSRNGTKGLILVENGNRKCQPDGIDGKVEDQILFNNSSLRSCAMDDSFGGMENGSPLGDLHRGGLQFSSHEAKAFLAERWKRAIAAEHVKLALSPDYRVAANHSLDIRKQDVNGSAENQLVDVEAQESSTAGAGKAKCKTKPDKGVKIKYIPPKRRAIT, from the exons ATGCCAGTTGTGACTCCTGTGAACAGTATTACTGATGTGATGAGACCAGAGGAGGGGAATGATTCTTCTCTGGATACATTCATCAGGGATGCCATTGGGAGACagcctcttctttctttttcgagGCCAAATGATAAACCTGTTCAGTGGATCCAATTACTCAATGCTCTTGATCAGCCAG ATTACCCAGGTTGGCCTTTGCTCACTCCTTTGAAGGTGCAGATGCAAAAATGCAGCAAGTGTTCCCGAGAATTTTGTTCTTCCATTAACTATAGAAGACACTTGCGTGTTCACCATAGGTTGAAAAGACTTGATAAG GATTCTGCCAAAAACAGGGACATGTTAGGAGCATTTTGGGATAAG cTTTCTGAGGATGAGGCAAAGGAAATATTATCATTCAAGGATGTGACCTTGGAG GAAGTTCCAGGGTCTTCGATTATAAAGTCATTGACGACAGTTATTCGGAAACCAGTGATTTCTTCGCTTACTCAATCTTGTTGGAGAGCTGGTTCTGCCCTTTTG GATCTTGTCCAAGGGAGGCCCTCCAGGTTTCCTTTGTCTTCTGGACAGCTATTCAGTATTCTTGATGATGCAAGTGAAAAAACGTTTTTGTGTGGAACAGCTgtattaatacaaaaatatatttttgatggtgGGGCTGGGAAGATTGGGCTTGAAACAAAGAATATAGTTGCTTGCACAAGCTTTGTGGTGGAACAGAAATTG ATTAAAGCATGGCTTGCAGACAAGGATGCGGAAGCTTTGAGGTGCCAAAAGTTGCtcgtggaggaggaggaagccGCCCAAAGAAG GCTGGCTGAACTCTTGGAAAGGAAGAGGCAGAAAAAACTGAGGCACAAAGAACAGAAAGCAAAGGAGCAAAGGCAAGACGAGAAGGTCGATGTTAAGTGTATTGATGACACTTTGGAGGCTGTGCCTCAAGCTGAACAATCTTGCCCCTTGGCTATATCTGATTCTGATACGCTTGGTTCAGAGACCCTGCCAGATGATGTTCCCTCATCTCTTGAACCCTTACTGCTACCAAGAACAGATGAAGATGTTGATTTGGAAAATCAGATAGTGCATGGTGGCGAACGGTCAAAGTTACTAGGAAATAGTCATAGGCATATGGTTGTTACTCGATGGCATGCTCCTTCAAGATCACAACGGAATAGTCTGTCAAATGTCTTCCATGCAAGTCAAAATTCTCAATCTCCAAAACCTGGCGCCATGGAGAAGCATGGAATTCAAAGGGATTTTAAGCCTGGGCCCATGGTCAATGGCAATAGAAAGTGGAGCCAAAAACCTAAACCAGGACATAATGGGGAGAGTCTTAAAGCTAGAGTAAAAAAGGAAGTAATAACTGAACCAGAGCATGAGAAGAAGGGGGAGGTTCTGATTGGCTCTATATCTGTCACTCTTGGAAATTGTAGCCATGATGAAAGTAACAACTTGGATGGAGCCCAGGATGATTGCCTTATAGAGCATGAaatttcaaagaagaaaaatgtgcaGGAGAAGCACAACAGACCTGATTCTGTTCAATGTGGCATGAATCGGCCAACAGTAAAGCTTTGGAGGCCTGTTAGTCGAAATGGAACAAAAGGTCTAATACTAGTTGAGAATGGCAATAGAAAATGCCAACCCGATGGCATTGATGGTAAGGTTGAGGATCAGATCTTGTTCAATAACAGCTCTCTAAGATCATGTGCCATGGATGATAGCTTTGGTGGGATGGAGAATGGTTCTCCACTGGGGGATCTTCACCGAGGAGGCTTGCAGTTCTCAAGCCATGAAGCAAAGGCTTTTCTTGCAGAGA GGTGGAAGCGGGCCATTGCTGCTGAACATGTGAAATTGGCTCTATCCCCAGACTATCGAGTTGCTGCAAATCATTCATTGGATATTAGAAAGCAAGACGTCAATGGCAGTGCAGAAAATCAGTTGGTTGATGTGGAGGCACAGGAGTCATCAACTGCTGGAGCTGGTAAAGCCAAGTGTAAAACAAAGCCTGATAAGGGTGTCAAGATAAAGTATATACCACCTAAACGAAGAGCCATCACTTAA
- the LOC118056276 gene encoding uncharacterized protein isoform X2, whose translation MRPEEGNDSSLDTFIRDAIGRQPLLSFSRPNDKPVQWIQLLNALDQPDYPGWPLLTPLKVQMQKCSKCSREFCSSINYRRHLRVHHRLKRLDKDSAKNRDMLGAFWDKLSEDEAKEILSFKDVTLEEVPGSSIIKSLTTVIRKPVISSLTQSCWRAGSALLDLVQGRPSRFPLSSGQLFSILDDASEKTFLCGTAVLIQKYIFDGGAGKIGLETKNIVACTSFVVEQKLIKAWLADKDAEALRCQKLLVEEEEAAQRRLAELLERKRQKKLRHKEQKAKEQRQDEKVDVKCIDDTLEAVPQAEQSCPLAISDSDTLGSETLPDDVPSSLEPLLLPRTDEDVDLENQIVHGGERSKLLGNSHRHMVVTRWHAPSRSQRNSLSNVFHASQNSQSPKPGAMEKHGIQRDFKPGPMVNGNRKWSQKPKPGHNGESLKARVKKEVITEPEHEKKGEVLIGSISVTLGNCSHDESNNLDGAQDDCLIEHEISKKKNVQEKHNRPDSVQCGMNRPTVKLWRPVSRNGTKGLILVENGNRKCQPDGIDGKVEDQILFNNSSLRSCAMDDSFGGMENGSPLGDLHRGGLQFSSHEAKAFLAERWKRAIAAEHVKLALSPDYRVAANHSLDIRKQDVNGSAENQLVDVEAQESSTAGAGKAKCKTKPDKGVKIKYIPPKRRAIT comes from the exons ATGAGACCAGAGGAGGGGAATGATTCTTCTCTGGATACATTCATCAGGGATGCCATTGGGAGACagcctcttctttctttttcgagGCCAAATGATAAACCTGTTCAGTGGATCCAATTACTCAATGCTCTTGATCAGCCAG ATTACCCAGGTTGGCCTTTGCTCACTCCTTTGAAGGTGCAGATGCAAAAATGCAGCAAGTGTTCCCGAGAATTTTGTTCTTCCATTAACTATAGAAGACACTTGCGTGTTCACCATAGGTTGAAAAGACTTGATAAG GATTCTGCCAAAAACAGGGACATGTTAGGAGCATTTTGGGATAAG cTTTCTGAGGATGAGGCAAAGGAAATATTATCATTCAAGGATGTGACCTTGGAG GAAGTTCCAGGGTCTTCGATTATAAAGTCATTGACGACAGTTATTCGGAAACCAGTGATTTCTTCGCTTACTCAATCTTGTTGGAGAGCTGGTTCTGCCCTTTTG GATCTTGTCCAAGGGAGGCCCTCCAGGTTTCCTTTGTCTTCTGGACAGCTATTCAGTATTCTTGATGATGCAAGTGAAAAAACGTTTTTGTGTGGAACAGCTgtattaatacaaaaatatatttttgatggtgGGGCTGGGAAGATTGGGCTTGAAACAAAGAATATAGTTGCTTGCACAAGCTTTGTGGTGGAACAGAAATTG ATTAAAGCATGGCTTGCAGACAAGGATGCGGAAGCTTTGAGGTGCCAAAAGTTGCtcgtggaggaggaggaagccGCCCAAAGAAG GCTGGCTGAACTCTTGGAAAGGAAGAGGCAGAAAAAACTGAGGCACAAAGAACAGAAAGCAAAGGAGCAAAGGCAAGACGAGAAGGTCGATGTTAAGTGTATTGATGACACTTTGGAGGCTGTGCCTCAAGCTGAACAATCTTGCCCCTTGGCTATATCTGATTCTGATACGCTTGGTTCAGAGACCCTGCCAGATGATGTTCCCTCATCTCTTGAACCCTTACTGCTACCAAGAACAGATGAAGATGTTGATTTGGAAAATCAGATAGTGCATGGTGGCGAACGGTCAAAGTTACTAGGAAATAGTCATAGGCATATGGTTGTTACTCGATGGCATGCTCCTTCAAGATCACAACGGAATAGTCTGTCAAATGTCTTCCATGCAAGTCAAAATTCTCAATCTCCAAAACCTGGCGCCATGGAGAAGCATGGAATTCAAAGGGATTTTAAGCCTGGGCCCATGGTCAATGGCAATAGAAAGTGGAGCCAAAAACCTAAACCAGGACATAATGGGGAGAGTCTTAAAGCTAGAGTAAAAAAGGAAGTAATAACTGAACCAGAGCATGAGAAGAAGGGGGAGGTTCTGATTGGCTCTATATCTGTCACTCTTGGAAATTGTAGCCATGATGAAAGTAACAACTTGGATGGAGCCCAGGATGATTGCCTTATAGAGCATGAaatttcaaagaagaaaaatgtgcaGGAGAAGCACAACAGACCTGATTCTGTTCAATGTGGCATGAATCGGCCAACAGTAAAGCTTTGGAGGCCTGTTAGTCGAAATGGAACAAAAGGTCTAATACTAGTTGAGAATGGCAATAGAAAATGCCAACCCGATGGCATTGATGGTAAGGTTGAGGATCAGATCTTGTTCAATAACAGCTCTCTAAGATCATGTGCCATGGATGATAGCTTTGGTGGGATGGAGAATGGTTCTCCACTGGGGGATCTTCACCGAGGAGGCTTGCAGTTCTCAAGCCATGAAGCAAAGGCTTTTCTTGCAGAGA GGTGGAAGCGGGCCATTGCTGCTGAACATGTGAAATTGGCTCTATCCCCAGACTATCGAGTTGCTGCAAATCATTCATTGGATATTAGAAAGCAAGACGTCAATGGCAGTGCAGAAAATCAGTTGGTTGATGTGGAGGCACAGGAGTCATCAACTGCTGGAGCTGGTAAAGCCAAGTGTAAAACAAAGCCTGATAAGGGTGTCAAGATAAAGTATATACCACCTAAACGAAGAGCCATCACTTAA
- the LOC118056276 gene encoding uncharacterized protein isoform X3, whose translation MPVVTPVNSITDVMRPEEGNDSSLDTFIRDAIGRQPLLSFSRPNDKPVQWIQLLNALDQPDYPGWPLLTPLKVQMQKCSKCSREFCSSINYRRHLRVHHRLKRLDKDSAKNRDMLGAFWDKLSEDEAKEILSFKDVTLEEVPGSSIIKSLTTVIRKPVISSLTQSCWRAGSALLDLVQGRPSRFPLSSGQLFSILDDASEKTFLCGTAVLIQKYIFDGGAGKIGLETKNIVACTSFVVEQKLIKAWLADKDAEALRCQKLLVEEEEAAQRRLAELLERKRQKKLRHKEQKAKEQRQDEKVDVKCIDDTLEAVPQAEQSCPLAISDSDTLGSETLPDDVPSSLEPLLLPRTDEDVDLENQIVHGGERSKLLGNSHRHMVVTRWHAPSRSQRNSLSNVFHASQNSQSPKPGAMEKHGIQRDFKPGPMVNGNRKWSQKPKPGHNGESLKARVKKEVITEPEHEKKGEVLIGSISVTLGNCSHDESNNLDGAQDDCLIEHEISKKKNVQEKHNRPDSVQCGMNRPTVKLWRPVSRNGTKGLILVENGNRKCQPDGIDGKVEDQILFNNSSLRSCAMDDSFGGMENGSPLGDLHRGGLQFSSHEAKAFLAESKFNFVSCREVEAGHCC comes from the exons ATGCCAGTTGTGACTCCTGTGAACAGTATTACTGATGTGATGAGACCAGAGGAGGGGAATGATTCTTCTCTGGATACATTCATCAGGGATGCCATTGGGAGACagcctcttctttctttttcgagGCCAAATGATAAACCTGTTCAGTGGATCCAATTACTCAATGCTCTTGATCAGCCAG ATTACCCAGGTTGGCCTTTGCTCACTCCTTTGAAGGTGCAGATGCAAAAATGCAGCAAGTGTTCCCGAGAATTTTGTTCTTCCATTAACTATAGAAGACACTTGCGTGTTCACCATAGGTTGAAAAGACTTGATAAG GATTCTGCCAAAAACAGGGACATGTTAGGAGCATTTTGGGATAAG cTTTCTGAGGATGAGGCAAAGGAAATATTATCATTCAAGGATGTGACCTTGGAG GAAGTTCCAGGGTCTTCGATTATAAAGTCATTGACGACAGTTATTCGGAAACCAGTGATTTCTTCGCTTACTCAATCTTGTTGGAGAGCTGGTTCTGCCCTTTTG GATCTTGTCCAAGGGAGGCCCTCCAGGTTTCCTTTGTCTTCTGGACAGCTATTCAGTATTCTTGATGATGCAAGTGAAAAAACGTTTTTGTGTGGAACAGCTgtattaatacaaaaatatatttttgatggtgGGGCTGGGAAGATTGGGCTTGAAACAAAGAATATAGTTGCTTGCACAAGCTTTGTGGTGGAACAGAAATTG ATTAAAGCATGGCTTGCAGACAAGGATGCGGAAGCTTTGAGGTGCCAAAAGTTGCtcgtggaggaggaggaagccGCCCAAAGAAG GCTGGCTGAACTCTTGGAAAGGAAGAGGCAGAAAAAACTGAGGCACAAAGAACAGAAAGCAAAGGAGCAAAGGCAAGACGAGAAGGTCGATGTTAAGTGTATTGATGACACTTTGGAGGCTGTGCCTCAAGCTGAACAATCTTGCCCCTTGGCTATATCTGATTCTGATACGCTTGGTTCAGAGACCCTGCCAGATGATGTTCCCTCATCTCTTGAACCCTTACTGCTACCAAGAACAGATGAAGATGTTGATTTGGAAAATCAGATAGTGCATGGTGGCGAACGGTCAAAGTTACTAGGAAATAGTCATAGGCATATGGTTGTTACTCGATGGCATGCTCCTTCAAGATCACAACGGAATAGTCTGTCAAATGTCTTCCATGCAAGTCAAAATTCTCAATCTCCAAAACCTGGCGCCATGGAGAAGCATGGAATTCAAAGGGATTTTAAGCCTGGGCCCATGGTCAATGGCAATAGAAAGTGGAGCCAAAAACCTAAACCAGGACATAATGGGGAGAGTCTTAAAGCTAGAGTAAAAAAGGAAGTAATAACTGAACCAGAGCATGAGAAGAAGGGGGAGGTTCTGATTGGCTCTATATCTGTCACTCTTGGAAATTGTAGCCATGATGAAAGTAACAACTTGGATGGAGCCCAGGATGATTGCCTTATAGAGCATGAaatttcaaagaagaaaaatgtgcaGGAGAAGCACAACAGACCTGATTCTGTTCAATGTGGCATGAATCGGCCAACAGTAAAGCTTTGGAGGCCTGTTAGTCGAAATGGAACAAAAGGTCTAATACTAGTTGAGAATGGCAATAGAAAATGCCAACCCGATGGCATTGATGGTAAGGTTGAGGATCAGATCTTGTTCAATAACAGCTCTCTAAGATCATGTGCCATGGATGATAGCTTTGGTGGGATGGAGAATGGTTCTCCACTGGGGGATCTTCACCGAGGAGGCTTGCAGTTCTCAAGCCATGAAGCAAAGGCTTTTCTTGCAGAGAGTAAGTTCAACTTTGTTTCTTGCAGAGA GGTGGAAGCGGGCCATTGCTGCTGA